The following proteins are encoded in a genomic region of Arcobacter suis CECT 7833:
- a CDS encoding FmdE family protein has protein sequence MIYPQFFNKIPTIKLQDGLASFLGAFEDGVIEFSYLDVVKSAGHSCPTVLGAYLMTLKGLEALYENEIPKRGEIIVEFKEAQNIAVAGVIGNVIMNITGATTTNGFKGLAGKFDRNHLMKFEKDINGASVRFTRIDTLKSVDVFYDASSVKPHEDMNFLMQKSLQGNATNEEKKEFAKLWQKRVEDISNNINEVIKIDIKG, from the coding sequence ATGATTTACCCACAATTTTTTAATAAAATCCCAACAATAAAACTACAAGATGGTTTAGCCTCTTTTTTAGGTGCTTTTGAAGATGGAGTAATTGAATTTTCATATTTAGATGTTGTAAAAAGTGCAGGACATTCGTGTCCTACGGTTTTAGGAGCTTATCTTATGACGCTTAAAGGTTTAGAAGCCTTATATGAAAATGAAATTCCCAAACGTGGTGAAATTATTGTTGAGTTTAAAGAAGCCCAAAATATTGCAGTTGCGGGAGTAATTGGAAATGTGATTATGAATATCACAGGAGCAACAACTACAAATGGATTTAAAGGACTTGCTGGAAAATTTGATAGAAACCATTTAATGAAATTTGAAAAAGATATAAATGGTGCAAGTGTTAGATTTACTAGAATAGATACTTTAAAAAGTGTAGATGTTTTTTATGATGCTTCAAGTGTAAAACCCCATGAAGATATGAATTTTTTAATGCAAAAATCTCTTCAAGGAAATGCTACAAATGAAGAAAAAAAAGAGTTTGCTAAACTTTGGCAAAAACGAGTTGAAGATATATCAAATAATATAAATGAAGTTATAAAAATAGATATAAAAGGATAA
- the trpS gene encoding tryptophan--tRNA ligase translates to MRILSGIQPSGTIHIGNYFGMVKKMIESQNEGELFAFLASYHALTSVKEKEALENNTYEAAINFLALGMDPEKSTFWVQHDVKEVLELYWLLSNHTSMGLLERAHSYKDKTARGIVASHGLFSYPVLMAADILLFDSNIVPVGKDQIQHVEMTRDIATSFNHAYGKEIFVLPESRVDEVVATVPGTDGAKMSKSYNNTIDMFTSAKQRKKQVMGIVTDSRELDEPKEWENCNIYTLCKLFMNEDELKDLQKRYATPGEGYGHFKMTLLEKINEYFAPYEEKREYYLNNKKEVKEILAFGAQKARKIAAAKMEIIRDAVGLI, encoded by the coding sequence TTGAGAATTTTATCAGGTATTCAACCATCAGGGACAATACACATAGGAAACTATTTTGGTATGGTAAAAAAAATGATAGAGTCACAAAATGAAGGTGAACTTTTCGCATTTTTAGCATCATATCATGCTTTAACATCGGTGAAAGAAAAAGAGGCTTTAGAAAATAATACTTATGAAGCAGCAATTAACTTTTTAGCACTTGGAATGGACCCAGAAAAATCAACATTTTGGGTACAACACGATGTAAAAGAGGTTCTTGAATTATACTGGTTATTATCAAATCACACTTCTATGGGACTATTAGAGAGAGCTCATTCTTACAAAGATAAAACAGCACGTGGAATTGTTGCAAGTCATGGTCTATTTTCATATCCTGTTTTAATGGCTGCTGATATTTTACTATTTGATTCAAATATTGTGCCTGTAGGAAAAGATCAAATTCAACACGTTGAGATGACAAGAGATATTGCAACTTCATTCAATCACGCTTATGGAAAAGAGATTTTTGTTTTACCTGAATCAAGAGTTGATGAAGTGGTAGCTACAGTTCCTGGAACTGATGGAGCTAAAATGTCTAAATCATATAACAATACAATTGATATGTTTACAAGTGCAAAACAAAGAAAAAAACAAGTTATGGGAATTGTTACTGACTCAAGAGAATTAGATGAGCCAAAAGAGTGGGAAAATTGTAATATCTATACTTTATGTAAACTATTTATGAATGAAGATGAATTAAAAGATTTGCAAAAAAGATATGCAACTCCAGGTGAAGGATATGGTCATTTTAAAATGACTCTACTTGAAAAAATAAATGAATATTTCGCACCTTATGAAGAAAAAAGAGAATATTACTTAAACAATAAAAAAGAAGTAAAAGAAATATTAGCTTTTGGAGCGCAAAAAGCTAGAAAAATTGCAGCTGCTAAAATGGAAATTATTAGAGATGCTGTTGGTTTAATCTAA
- a CDS encoding manganese efflux pump MntP gives MLEVLILSFALSMDAFAVSIGLGIKNKGDIKILALKAGLFFGIFQALMPFIGYLGGIGLKEYIQGYDSIIAFVLLVIIGGKMIYEALNENVEEEITKISNKILLTLAIATSIDAMAAGFTLHLFDLNVYLSLFLIGIITFLFSILGVYIGQKGGDKYETKAELLGGIVLILIGFKILIF, from the coding sequence ATGGATGCCTTTGCTGTTTCTATTGGGCTTGGAATAAAAAATAAAGGTGATATAAAAATCTTAGCATTAAAAGCTGGATTATTTTTTGGTATTTTTCAAGCATTAATGCCATTTATTGGTTACCTTGGAGGAATTGGACTAAAAGAGTATATTCAAGGATATGATAGCATCATTGCTTTTGTCTTATTAGTAATCATTGGTGGGAAAATGATATATGAAGCCTTAAATGAAAATGTTGAAGAAGAGATAACAAAAATATCAAATAAAATTTTATTAACTTTAGCAATTGCTACAAGTATTGATGCTATGGCTGCTGGATTTACTTTACATCTTTTTGATTTAAATGTTTATTTATCTTTATTTCTTATTGGAATAATAACTTTTTTATTCAGTATTTTAGGTGTTTATATTGGGCAAAAAGGTGGAGATAAATACGAAACAAAAGCTGAACTTCTTGGTGGAATTGTTTTAATCCTTATTGGATTTAAAATACTGATTTTTTAG